ATTCTCCCGATAGTTTAAAAATAACCTTCGCTCCCCTATCTCTAACAGAAGCATATCAGCTAGCCGATGATGGAGCAAATGGGGCGATCGTTTTAATGAGTGGTACAGTACGTAATCAAACCGAGGGAAAACCCGTTATTTTTCTAGAATATCAAGCTTATGAACCTATGGCTATAGTAATCTTTAAAGAAATTGCGCAAACAATTCGCCAAACCTGGAGAGACACTAATCGCTTAGTCATACATCATCGTACAGGAAAATTAATGATAGGGGAGATTAGTGTTTTAGTCGCCGTAGGTTGTCCCCATCGAGGGGAAGCTTTTGACGCTTGTCGTTACGCTATTGATACCCTCAAACATAACGCCCCTATCTGGAAAAAGGAACACTGGGCTGATGGATCTAGTAATTGGGTAAGTATTGGTGCTTGTGAAAGGATTTAATTAGACAATTTCCCTCTTAAAATATAAATAGTGAAAGGTTACTCCATTGGCTTGATTATCTTGATTAACGGTATGTGATACTAGTTCCCAACCATCATCTCCTGCAGCATTTAAAAGTTCTGGTAAGGTTGGTACTTCGTTCGTATTTTGATACCATCCTCTTACTCTTTTGCCATCTATATCCAGAAGGTTAATTTCTTGAGTAATTCCACGTCCTTTAAAATCGAAGCGAATATTTTTATATTCAAATTTTTTGGTCATAACAATTCTT
The Gloeocapsa sp. DLM2.Bin57 DNA segment above includes these coding regions:
- a CDS encoding molybdenum cofactor biosynthesis protein MoaE translates to MNYSDSPDSLKITFAPLSLTEAYQLADDGANGAIVLMSGTVRNQTEGKPVIFLEYQAYEPMAIVIFKEIAQTIRQTWRDTNRLVIHHRTGKLMIGEISVLVAVGCPHRGEAFDACRYAIDTLKHNAPIWKKEHWADGSSNWVSIGACERI